The Terriglobales bacterium region GAGGGTTTACACCAGGCACTTTCCCATCCTGGACGGCGACCGTGTCCTCGATGTGGGCGCCCATTTCGGGTTCTTCTCGATCTTCGCAGCCTGCCAGGGCCTGCGCGTGAGCATCGTAGCCTACGAGCCTGCCCGGGGGAGCTTCGCGTTTCTCCAAAGGAGCGTGGAGCGGAATGGCCGCAGGAGGCAGATCCGCGCGGTCAACGCCGGCCTCAGCGACGTTGCCGGAAACCTGACCCTCTACAAGCAGAAGCACCACCATGCCTCCTCCACCCTCATTCAGGAGAACCTCCCACAGCCGCTTTCGGCCGTGGAGGAGGAAGAGGTCAGGGCCGAAGCCGCCGCCCACGTGTGGGCCGCGTGCCCGCGCTATGAGTCTGCCAAGTTCGATTGTGAGGGAGCCGAGTATCCCATCTTCGGGGCGCTGGGGGAGGACCTGAGCAGGTTCCGCTACGTCGTGGTCGAGTATCACCGGGACCCGGCTGAGCTCAAGGAGATCCTTGGCGGCAGTCGCTTCGTCATCGTCGAGGACCTCCCTCTGCCGGTTGCACCCTGGTCCGCCTTTCCTTCCATGGGGATCCTCTATGCCCGGAATCTGGGGAACTGGGAGTAGACCGCTCACCGCGGGCAAGCTCGCGTTCTGACTCACCCGCCGCCTAGGAAACCGGCTACGATGACTTCTGGCGGAGATAGAAGAGGAAGA contains the following coding sequences:
- a CDS encoding FkbM family methyltransferase, which produces RVYTRHFPILDGDRVLDVGAHFGFFSIFAACQGLRVSIVAYEPARGSFAFLQRSVERNGRRRQIRAVNAGLSDVAGNLTLYKQKHHHASSTLIQENLPQPLSAVEEEEVRAEAAAHVWAACPRYESAKFDCEGAEYPIFGALGEDLSRFRYVVVEYHRDPAELKEILGGSRFVIVEDLPLPVAPWSAFPSMGILYARNLGNWE